The following coding sequences lie in one Vibrio casei genomic window:
- the luxS gene encoding S-ribosylhomocysteine lyase, whose product MPLLDSFTVDHTRMQAPAVRVAKTMQTPKGDTITVFDLRFCIPNKNILSEKGIHTLEHLYAGFMRSHLNGSNVEIIDISPMGCRTGFYMSLIGTPSEQQVADSWLAAMEDVLKVKDQNKIPELNEYQCGTYSMHSLTEAQEIAKDIIAAGISVNKNDDLALPDAMLQELKVD is encoded by the coding sequence ATGCCTCTATTAGACAGTTTTACCGTTGACCACACACGTATGCAAGCACCTGCGGTACGTGTCGCGAAGACCATGCAAACACCAAAAGGGGATACCATTACTGTATTCGATTTACGTTTTTGCATTCCCAATAAGAATATCTTGTCAGAAAAAGGCATCCATACTTTAGAGCATCTTTACGCTGGTTTTATGCGATCTCACTTGAATGGCTCAAATGTTGAGATTATTGATATTTCACCAATGGGTTGTCGTACTGGTTTTTATATGAGTTTGATCGGTACACCAAGTGAACAACAGGTTGCCGATTCTTGGTTAGCGGCAATGGAAGATGTACTTAAAGTTAAAGATCAAAATAAAATCCCTGAATTGAATGAATACCAATGTGGTACTTATTCAATGCACTCTTTAACGGAAGCACAAGAGATCGCAAAAGACATTATCGCAGCAGGAATCAGCGTGAATAAGAATGATGACCTTGCGCTACCAGATGCCATGTTGCAAGAGCTTAAAGTCGATTAA
- the gshA gene encoding glutamate--cysteine ligase — protein sequence MTDFSARLQQVASNPQTFKQFGRGIEREALRYDLDDNLALTPHPKDLGSALTNQWITTDFSESLLEFITPVSNDVDELLNQLKDVHHFTMTKMGNEKLWPMSMPCYVSDEDKIPLAEYGTSNVGRMKNLYRQGLKHRYGSLMQIISGVHFNFSFPDSYWDSLYGEQTEQERADSKSEGYFGLIRNYYRFGWIIPYLFGASPALCPSFIQGRETGLDFDNIGKTLYLPYATALRLSDLGYTNSAQSDLKIGFNSLDEYLTGLQNAMNKPSERFAQLGVKVNGEHRQLNSNVLQIENELYAPIRPKRVAKNGEKPSEALKRGGVEYIEVRSLDVNPFSPIGVSKQQVLFLDLFVAWCGMKDSEPMKEGDLECWRSNWTNIILEGRKPGLEFKLCCDQDSNSLQYWGKLMFEQLNQIAIEMDKAHGSTDYQDVCSTLVTWIDNPELTISGRLLDDIKQAGGIGKVGNELGLQYRDELLSHQYQVYNQAMMEQEVIRSLIEQKEIEESDQQSFDDFLGQYFSYLVKT from the coding sequence TTGACCGACTTTTCTGCACGACTTCAGCAAGTTGCAAGTAATCCTCAGACTTTTAAGCAATTTGGCCGCGGAATTGAGCGTGAAGCTTTACGATACGACCTTGATGATAACCTTGCCCTAACACCTCACCCTAAAGACTTAGGTTCGGCTTTAACCAATCAATGGATAACAACGGATTTTTCAGAATCTTTACTCGAATTTATTACACCAGTTTCTAATGATGTTGATGAATTGCTAAATCAATTAAAAGATGTGCATCATTTTACTATGACTAAAATGGGGAATGAGAAATTGTGGCCCATGTCGATGCCGTGTTATGTGAGTGATGAAGATAAGATTCCGTTAGCGGAATATGGAACATCAAATGTTGGCCGCATGAAAAACTTATATCGCCAAGGGTTAAAGCATCGCTATGGAAGTTTGATGCAGATTATCTCTGGCGTACACTTTAATTTTTCTTTCCCTGACAGTTATTGGGATAGCCTTTATGGTGAGCAAACTGAGCAAGAAAGAGCGGATAGTAAATCGGAAGGTTATTTTGGTTTAATTCGTAACTATTACCGTTTTGGTTGGATTATTCCTTATCTATTTGGAGCTTCACCTGCATTGTGTCCTTCTTTTATTCAAGGGCGTGAAACGGGGCTTGATTTTGACAATATAGGTAAAACCCTTTATTTACCTTATGCCACAGCATTACGATTAAGTGATTTAGGTTATACCAATAGTGCACAAAGTGATCTGAAAATAGGATTCAATAGCTTAGATGAATATCTAACTGGCTTACAAAATGCAATGAATAAGCCATCAGAACGTTTTGCTCAATTAGGAGTAAAAGTGAACGGTGAGCATCGTCAACTTAATAGCAATGTTTTACAGATTGAAAATGAGTTATATGCACCTATCCGACCTAAGCGAGTTGCTAAAAATGGCGAGAAACCCTCTGAAGCATTAAAGCGTGGTGGTGTGGAATATATCGAAGTTCGTTCATTAGATGTTAATCCCTTCAGCCCAATTGGTGTGTCTAAACAACAGGTTCTTTTCTTAGATTTATTTGTTGCTTGGTGCGGAATGAAAGATTCTGAGCCAATGAAAGAAGGTGATTTAGAGTGCTGGCGTAGTAACTGGACTAACATTATTTTAGAAGGCCGTAAACCAGGTTTAGAGTTTAAGCTATGTTGTGATCAAGACTCTAATTCGTTGCAATATTGGGGTAAGTTGATGTTTGAGCAACTGAACCAAATTGCAATCGAAATGGATAAAGCTCATGGTAGTACGGATTACCAAGATGTTTGCTCGACCTTAGTGACTTGGATTGATAATCCTGAATTGACCATTTCAGGCCGTTTACTTGATGATATAAAGCAAGCTGGTGGTATTGGTAAAGTAGGGAATGAACTTGGCCTGCAATATCGTGATGAGTTGCTCTCACATCAATATCAGGTTTATAACCAAGCTATGATGGAACAAGAAGTTATTCGCTCCCTTATTGAACAAAAAGAGATAGAAGAGTCTGATCAACAAAGCTTTGATGATTTTCTTGGGCAATATTTCTCTTATTTAGTGAAAACATAA
- a CDS encoding transglycosylase SLT domain-containing protein, whose protein sequence is MKERWLWQILLSVISLIVLSGCATPPPSNQDNLCEIFRQYPDWYDDALEMQDEFGVPIQISMAFMKQESAYIGNAKPPRYYALGFIPWGRVSSAYGYAQAQDPVWSEYQDQVSSWSSRDDFGDSIMFIGWYIDGSQKTLGISKWDTYSQYLAYHDGRGGFKRKTYTRKPNLLKVARRVEQTARNYGWQLKKCKAELDDNRSWFF, encoded by the coding sequence ATGAAAGAGCGGTGGTTGTGGCAAATTCTCCTAAGTGTTATTAGCCTAATTGTATTATCAGGTTGTGCAACACCACCGCCAAGCAATCAAGATAATCTATGTGAAATTTTTCGCCAGTATCCTGATTGGTATGATGATGCACTTGAGATGCAAGATGAGTTTGGCGTTCCTATTCAAATATCCATGGCCTTTATGAAACAAGAAAGTGCCTATATTGGAAATGCAAAACCACCAAGGTATTATGCCCTTGGTTTCATTCCCTGGGGACGTGTTAGTAGCGCTTATGGCTATGCACAAGCACAAGATCCCGTGTGGTCTGAGTATCAAGATCAAGTTAGTTCGTGGTCATCACGAGATGACTTTGGTGATTCTATTATGTTTATTGGTTGGTATATCGATGGTAGCCAGAAAACATTAGGGATTTCAAAGTGGGACACTTATAGCCAATATTTAGCGTACCATGATGGCCGAGGTGGCTTTAAGCGAAAGACTTATACGCGCAAGCCGAACTTACTTAAAGTGGCAAGGCGTGTTGAACAAACCGCAAGAAATTATGGCTGGCAGCTCAAAAAATGCAAAGCCGAATTAGACGATAACCGCAGCTGGTTTTTTTAA
- the hutH gene encoding histidine ammonia-lyase gives MNPFIIQPGQVSLAQLRHTSFNSITIELDKSAEANINASAQVVNTVVQQGRTVYGINTGFGLLANTKIEAKDLEVLQRSIVLSHAAGIGELMQDATVRLMMILKINSLARGFSGIRLEVINALIQLVNKEVYPCVPQKGSVGASGDLAPLAHMSTVLLGEGQARHQGHIISGQEALKIAGLSPITLAPKEGLALLNGTQASTAFALEGLFAAEDLFASATVCGAMSVEAALGSRRPFDHRIHQVRGHQTQIDSAAAFRHLLGHESGIGHSHENCEKVQDPYSLRCQPQVMGACLEQIRNAAKVIEIESNAVSDNPLVFINEDNMEDNDIISGGNFHAEPIAMAADNLALAIAEIGSLSERRMALLIDSALSKLPPFLVNNGGVNSGFMIAQVTAAALASENKTFAHPASIDSLPTSANQEDHVSMATFAARRLRDMSTNTRGILAVEYLAAAQGLDFRAPYLSSPSIEKAKQLLREVVPFYDKDRYFSPDIESANSLLAQGIHHALMPVGLLPSIKSI, from the coding sequence ATGAACCCATTTATTATCCAACCGGGGCAAGTATCACTCGCTCAATTACGCCATACGAGCTTCAATTCCATCACCATAGAATTGGATAAATCCGCCGAAGCCAACATTAATGCTAGCGCTCAAGTCGTCAACACGGTGGTCCAGCAAGGACGCACCGTCTATGGCATCAATACTGGTTTTGGCCTACTAGCAAATACAAAAATTGAAGCTAAAGATTTAGAAGTTCTACAACGAAGTATTGTGTTATCTCATGCGGCTGGTATCGGCGAACTGATGCAAGATGCAACAGTTCGTTTAATGATGATATTAAAAATTAACAGCCTCGCTCGCGGTTTTTCTGGTATTCGCCTTGAGGTTATTAACGCGCTGATTCAATTGGTGAATAAAGAAGTCTATCCTTGTGTGCCACAAAAAGGATCTGTCGGTGCATCTGGCGATCTAGCACCATTAGCACACATGAGCACCGTATTATTAGGCGAAGGCCAAGCTCGCCATCAAGGTCATATTATTTCAGGTCAAGAAGCCTTAAAAATCGCAGGATTATCCCCAATAACCTTAGCGCCTAAAGAGGGATTAGCATTACTCAATGGTACTCAAGCATCAACGGCTTTCGCTTTAGAAGGCTTATTTGCCGCTGAAGATTTATTTGCATCCGCAACGGTGTGTGGTGCGATGTCAGTAGAAGCCGCATTAGGTAGCCGACGCCCATTTGATCATCGTATTCACCAAGTTCGTGGGCATCAAACGCAAATAGACAGTGCTGCTGCGTTTCGTCATCTATTAGGCCATGAGAGTGGTATTGGTCACTCTCATGAAAACTGTGAGAAAGTTCAGGATCCATATTCATTACGCTGCCAACCACAGGTAATGGGAGCTTGTCTTGAGCAAATTCGTAATGCCGCCAAAGTGATTGAAATTGAATCCAATGCCGTTTCAGATAATCCATTGGTTTTTATTAATGAAGATAACATGGAAGACAACGACATTATCTCGGGTGGAAATTTCCATGCAGAACCAATTGCAATGGCGGCGGATAACCTCGCCTTAGCGATTGCTGAAATAGGCAGCTTATCAGAACGTCGTATGGCACTACTCATCGATTCAGCACTCAGTAAACTACCGCCATTTTTAGTCAATAATGGCGGTGTTAACTCAGGATTTATGATCGCTCAAGTGACAGCAGCAGCGTTAGCCAGTGAAAATAAAACATTCGCTCACCCTGCATCTATAGACAGTTTACCCACCTCAGCGAACCAAGAAGATCATGTTTCAATGGCGACATTTGCCGCTCGTCGGTTAAGAGATATGAGCACCAATACTCGTGGGATTTTAGCTGTTGAATACTTAGCCGCTGCACAGGGATTAGATTTTAGAGCACCTTATCTTTCATCGCCCTCAATTGAGAAAGCAAAACAATTGCTGAGAGAAGTCGTGCCATTTTATGATAAAGACCGTTACTTCTCACCCGATATAGAAAGTGCCAATTCATTGTTAGCACAAGGCATTCACCATGCCCTGATGCCAGTTGGTTTACTGCCCAGTATTAAGTCGATTTAA
- the ffh gene encoding signal recognition particle protein yields the protein MFDNLTERLSSTLKNISGKGRLTEDNIKDTLREVRMALLEADVALPVVRDFVKQVKERAVGIEVSKSLTPGQEFIKIVQAELESVMGESNEALNLAAQPPAVILMAGLQGAGKTTSVGKLSKLLTERDKKKVLVVSADVYRPAAIKQLETLANEVGTDFFPSSADQKPIDIANAAIDHAKKKFYDVVILDTAGRLAIDEDMMAEIKSLHQAIKPVETLFVVDAMTGQDAANTAKAFGDALPLTGVILTKVDGDARGGAALSVRHITGKPIKFLGVGEKTDALEAFHPDRVASRILGMGDVLSLIEDLERNVDKEKAEKMAKKFKQKKGFDLEDFREQLGQMKNMGGMAGMMSKMPGMGNLPANVKDQVDDKMFSQMEAMISSMTMKEREHPELIKGSRKKRIAAGSGTQVQDVNRMLKQFTQMQKMMKKMQKGGMKGMMRNMQGMMGGGGMGGMGGFGR from the coding sequence ATGTTTGATAATTTAACCGAAAGACTGTCCAGTACGCTGAAAAATATCAGCGGTAAAGGCCGATTAACAGAAGACAACATCAAAGATACATTGCGCGAAGTTCGCATGGCATTGCTTGAAGCTGATGTCGCATTGCCGGTTGTCCGTGATTTCGTAAAGCAAGTAAAAGAGCGTGCTGTTGGCATTGAAGTTTCTAAATCACTGACCCCAGGTCAAGAATTCATTAAAATAGTTCAGGCTGAGCTTGAATCTGTTATGGGCGAGTCGAATGAAGCTCTAAATCTTGCGGCGCAACCGCCAGCAGTGATTTTAATGGCCGGCTTGCAAGGTGCAGGTAAAACGACCAGTGTTGGTAAGCTGTCTAAGTTATTGACCGAGCGTGATAAGAAAAAAGTGTTGGTTGTTTCTGCTGATGTTTACCGCCCTGCGGCGATTAAACAACTTGAAACTTTAGCGAACGAAGTCGGCACCGATTTCTTCCCTTCGAGTGCGGATCAAAAACCGATTGATATTGCTAATGCGGCCATTGACCACGCAAAGAAGAAATTCTATGACGTCGTGATTCTTGATACCGCTGGTCGTTTAGCTATTGATGAAGATATGATGGCGGAGATCAAATCTCTTCACCAAGCGATAAAACCAGTCGAAACACTGTTCGTTGTTGATGCGATGACCGGACAAGATGCTGCGAATACAGCGAAAGCTTTTGGTGATGCTCTGCCATTAACGGGTGTTATCCTAACTAAAGTTGATGGTGATGCTCGTGGTGGTGCTGCTTTATCGGTTCGTCATATCACTGGTAAGCCTATTAAATTCTTAGGTGTTGGTGAAAAAACGGACGCATTAGAAGCTTTCCACCCTGATCGTGTTGCCTCGCGTATTTTAGGCATGGGTGATGTCCTTTCTTTAATCGAAGATCTTGAACGTAATGTCGATAAAGAAAAAGCTGAAAAAATGGCGAAAAAATTCAAGCAAAAGAAAGGCTTTGATCTTGAAGATTTCCGTGAACAGCTTGGACAAATGAAAAATATGGGCGGGATGGCAGGCATGATGAGTAAAATGCCGGGAATGGGGAACCTTCCTGCTAATGTAAAAGATCAAGTTGATGATAAAATGTTCAGCCAAATGGAAGCGATGATCAGCTCTATGACAATGAAAGAGCGCGAACATCCTGAACTTATCAAAGGTTCACGTAAAAAACGTATTGCTGCAGGTTCTGGTACTCAAGTACAAGATGTAAACCGCATGCTAAAACAATTCACCCAAATGCAGAAGATGATGAAGAAAATGCAAAAAGGTGGCATGAAAGGCATGATGCGTAACATGCAAGGTATGATGGGCGGTGGTGGTATGGGCGGAATGGGTGGTTTTGGCCGCTAA
- a CDS encoding M16 family metallopeptidase codes for MKNLAMGLCLSVLAGCSLFTSEDNLNKPSELLPQGVRFIESKSSEAGTASIPYSKYQLDNGLTVILSPDHSDPLVHVDVTYHVGSAREKIGRSGFAHFFEHMMFQGSEHVGDQQHFKIVTEAGGTLNGTTNRDRTNYFETVPSNQLEKMLWLESDRMGFLVNAVSQRKFEIQRDTVKNERGQNYDNRPYGLVYEKIGEALYPKNHPYSWQTIGYVQDLDRVDVNDLKAFFLRWYGPNNAVLTIGGDIDEAKTLAWVNKYFGSIPKGPEVDIAPKQPVTLSQDRFITLEDRIRQPMVMMAFPTQFRGDQSEASVNALASILGDGKNSILYQKLVKTQKAIDAGAFQDCAELSCTLYVYAMGDSGKKGNLTPIYQDLLQALNGVKVNGVKQEQLDAIIGQAEAGTIYALQSVSGKVSQLASNQTFYGQPDRLQTDLEELRAVTPKSVEDAYKQFVGEKHKVVLSVVPKTQTQLAVKKANYTPPTRDLPSYPKITDDQLEIREPKDNFDRSVVPPVSDAVSGTMPPLYRFDLENGIKVLGTQTSETPTVAIKISFPAGNRYVPKGKEGLADLTAQMLNEGTKLNSSEALQQKLDQLGSSIHFSSGGYQSSLVITSLTKNLEKTLSIADEMLFQPAFNASDFSRIKNQSIQNLVYSHQQPSWLASQATKQVLYKDTLFSRDGDGSITSINGLTLKDIQQFYNTHYIPDGSNVVVVGDIDTTQTKQSLEFLQRWKSKGQSPEMITIGNINEPKTQRIYLVDQPNAPQSIVRLARIGMPYDATGPMYLTQLSNYNLGGNFNSRINQNLREDKGYTYGASGGVYGTKETGLVLFSAQVRADATAASIHEFIQEMENYSEKGMTDDELNFMRQAVGQQDALKYETPSQKAGLLSSILEYSLPDDYIVKKTQILQTVDKLTLDNAAKLWFQPQDYQIIVVGDAKRLTPELKKLGIPIQPLEVKR; via the coding sequence ATGAAAAATCTGGCTATGGGTTTATGCCTTTCGGTGCTTGCTGGCTGTTCGTTATTTACCAGCGAAGATAACTTGAATAAACCGTCAGAGCTCCTTCCTCAAGGAGTTCGTTTTATTGAATCTAAATCTTCAGAGGCCGGAACGGCATCTATTCCATACTCAAAATATCAATTAGATAATGGATTAACCGTTATTCTTTCCCCCGATCACTCTGACCCACTTGTTCATGTTGATGTGACTTATCATGTTGGATCGGCTAGAGAGAAAATAGGTCGTTCAGGTTTTGCTCATTTCTTTGAACATATGATGTTCCAAGGATCTGAGCATGTGGGTGATCAGCAACATTTCAAAATTGTCACAGAAGCGGGTGGGACACTCAACGGTACAACCAATCGTGACCGTACGAACTACTTTGAAACAGTACCTTCGAACCAATTAGAAAAAATGTTGTGGTTAGAGTCTGATCGCATGGGCTTTTTAGTGAATGCTGTTTCTCAACGTAAATTTGAAATTCAAAGAGATACGGTTAAAAACGAACGTGGGCAAAATTATGACAACCGCCCATACGGATTGGTTTATGAAAAAATAGGGGAAGCGCTATACCCTAAAAATCACCCTTATTCATGGCAAACAATTGGGTATGTACAAGATTTAGACCGAGTGGACGTGAATGATCTTAAAGCTTTTTTCTTACGTTGGTATGGTCCTAATAATGCGGTACTGACTATTGGTGGTGATATTGATGAGGCTAAAACATTAGCTTGGGTAAATAAGTATTTTGGAAGCATACCAAAAGGCCCAGAGGTGGATATCGCTCCTAAGCAGCCCGTTACATTATCTCAAGACCGTTTTATCACTCTAGAAGATAGAATTCGCCAACCAATGGTGATGATGGCTTTCCCTACTCAATTTCGCGGTGACCAATCAGAAGCTTCAGTGAATGCACTTGCGTCTATTTTAGGCGATGGTAAAAACAGTATTTTGTACCAAAAGTTAGTTAAGACTCAAAAAGCGATTGATGCAGGAGCCTTCCAAGATTGTGCAGAGCTTTCGTGTACTTTATATGTCTATGCAATGGGAGATTCGGGTAAAAAGGGTAACTTAACGCCTATTTATCAAGATTTATTACAAGCTTTAAATGGCGTAAAAGTAAATGGTGTAAAGCAAGAACAACTTGATGCCATTATAGGGCAAGCCGAAGCAGGCACTATTTATGCTCTGCAAAGTGTGAGTGGTAAAGTATCTCAACTGGCTTCTAATCAGACTTTTTATGGGCAACCCGATCGTTTACAAACGGATCTTGAGGAGTTACGAGCTGTGACGCCTAAATCTGTCGAGGATGCTTATAAGCAATTTGTGGGTGAGAAACACAAAGTGGTGTTAAGTGTTGTTCCTAAAACACAGACTCAATTGGCTGTGAAAAAAGCAAATTACACACCTCCTACAAGAGATTTACCTAGTTATCCTAAAATTACCGATGATCAATTAGAGATCAGAGAGCCGAAAGATAACTTTGACCGCTCAGTTGTACCTCCTGTATCGGATGCTGTGTCAGGTACAATGCCTCCACTATATCGCTTTGATTTAGAGAATGGCATTAAAGTGCTAGGTACACAAACGAGTGAAACCCCAACGGTTGCGATTAAAATTTCATTTCCTGCTGGTAACCGTTATGTTCCTAAAGGAAAAGAAGGACTAGCGGATCTTACGGCTCAAATGCTGAATGAAGGAACTAAGCTAAACTCTAGTGAAGCGCTCCAGCAGAAACTTGATCAGCTAGGCAGTAGTATCCATTTTTCATCAGGCGGTTATCAGTCGAGTCTCGTTATTACTTCGTTGACCAAAAACCTGGAGAAAACATTATCTATTGCTGATGAAATGCTGTTTCAACCCGCATTTAATGCCAGTGACTTTTCACGTATAAAAAATCAAAGTATTCAAAACTTGGTGTATTCACATCAACAGCCTTCTTGGCTCGCTTCTCAAGCTACTAAACAAGTGCTTTATAAAGATACTTTATTCAGTCGTGACGGTGATGGTTCCATTACCTCTATTAATGGTTTAACACTAAAAGATATTCAGCAATTTTATAACACGCATTATATTCCTGATGGTTCGAATGTTGTGGTGGTCGGTGATATCGATACGACTCAAACCAAGCAAAGTCTTGAATTTTTGCAGCGTTGGAAATCAAAAGGCCAATCACCGGAAATGATTACTATTGGCAATATTAATGAGCCGAAAACACAACGTATTTATTTAGTTGATCAACCAAATGCCCCTCAAAGTATTGTTCGTCTTGCTCGTATTGGTATGCCATATGATGCCACGGGACCAATGTATCTAACTCAGCTTTCAAATTATAATTTGGGAGGGAATTTTAATAGCCGTATAAACCAAAATTTACGTGAAGATAAAGGTTATACCTATGGTGCAAGTGGTGGCGTTTATGGGACTAAAGAAACAGGGTTAGTTTTGTTTAGTGCTCAAGTTAGAGCCGATGCAACCGCAGCATCTATTCATGAGTTTATTCAGGAAATGGAAAACTACAGCGAGAAAGGGATGACAGACGATGAGCTTAATTTTATGCGACAAGCGGTAGGCCAACAGGATGCTTTGAAGTATGAAACGCCCTCTCAAAAAGCAGGTTTGTTATCATCTATTCTAGAGTATTCTTTACCCGATGATTATATTGTAAAAAAAACCCAGATATTACAAACCGTTGATAAGCTAACACTAGATAATGCCGCTAAGTTATGGTTTCAACCACAAGATTATCAGATCATTGTGGTGGGAGATGCTAAACGTTTAACGCCGGAGCTAAAAAAATTAGGAATTCCTATTCAGCCCCTTGAAGTTAAGCGTTAA
- a CDS encoding HlyC/CorC family transporter, translating to MGDISTGLLFALLAILILISAYFSSSETGMMSLNRYRLRHLANQGHKGAKRVEKLLERPDRLIGLILIGNNLVNILASAIATIIGMRLYGDYGVAIATGVLTLVILVFAEITPKTLAALYPEKVSYASSILLRLLMKAMAPLVIMVNLITNGLLRLLGIKADEPTGDHLSSEELRTVVNEAGSLIPRRHQDMLISILDLEHVTVNDIMVPRNEITGIDINDDWKSIVRQLTHSAHGRVVLYRDHIDEVVGMLRLRKAYRLMLEKNEFNKETLLRAADEVYFIPEATPLNVQMLKFQRNKERIGMIVDEYGDIIGLITLEDILEEIVGEFTTSMSPSLADEITPQSDGSYLIEGSANVRDINKGLNWKLPTDGPRTLNGLILEHLEDIPESYLSIEIANHKMELIEIAENKIKLVKVYPSKKKVKKNH from the coding sequence TTGGGTGATATATCAACAGGGCTACTTTTTGCTCTACTTGCAATTTTAATCCTTATCTCTGCCTACTTCTCGAGCTCAGAAACAGGCATGATGTCGCTAAACCGTTATCGTTTACGACATTTAGCGAACCAAGGCCATAAAGGGGCTAAGCGTGTAGAAAAACTGCTTGAAAGACCAGACCGTCTCATCGGTCTCATTTTAATCGGTAATAATCTCGTCAACATCTTAGCTTCAGCCATCGCAACCATCATTGGTATGCGTTTATATGGCGACTATGGTGTCGCCATTGCAACAGGAGTACTGACCTTAGTCATTCTTGTTTTTGCAGAAATTACCCCAAAAACGCTAGCGGCGCTTTACCCTGAAAAAGTTTCTTATGCCAGCAGTATCTTACTACGCTTATTAATGAAGGCGATGGCACCTTTGGTTATTATGGTGAACTTAATTACCAATGGCTTACTGCGTTTGCTTGGTATTAAAGCCGATGAACCGACAGGCGATCATCTAAGTTCGGAAGAACTTCGTACTGTAGTAAATGAAGCGGGTAGCTTAATTCCTCGTCGCCACCAAGATATGCTGATCTCTATTTTGGATCTAGAGCATGTTACGGTTAACGATATCATGGTGCCTCGTAATGAAATCACTGGCATTGATATTAATGACGACTGGAAATCTATTGTTCGACAATTAACTCACTCGGCTCATGGACGAGTAGTACTTTACCGTGACCATATTGATGAAGTGGTGGGTATGTTGCGTTTACGTAAAGCTTATCGATTGATGCTTGAGAAAAATGAGTTTAATAAAGAAACCTTATTACGCGCAGCCGATGAAGTGTATTTTATTCCTGAAGCAACGCCGTTAAATGTGCAAATGCTCAAATTCCAACGCAATAAAGAACGTATTGGTATGATTGTCGATGAGTATGGCGACATTATTGGTCTCATTACATTAGAAGATATTTTAGAAGAGATTGTCGGCGAATTTACCACCTCAATGTCTCCTAGCCTCGCGGATGAAATAACCCCGCAAAGTGATGGCAGTTATTTAATCGAGGGTAGTGCTAACGTTCGAGATATTAATAAAGGCCTTAACTGGAAGTTACCGACTGATGGCCCAAGAACCCTAAATGGTTTGATTCTAGAGCATTTAGAGGATATTCCAGAGAGCTATCTTAGTATTGAAATAGCCAATCATAAAATGGAATTAATTGAAATTGCTGAAAATAAAATCAAATTGGTAAAAGTTTACCCTTCTAAAAAGAAAGTGAAAAAAAACCACTAA
- a CDS encoding cytochrome C assembly family protein, giving the protein MENLLSIIAVIFYFSATCMIVPGLVHSSGIRIKLVFTLAILAIITHGWLISDLILNPNGQNLSILNVASLIGFIICLVLSISMWKTRLWFLLPVVYSFAAINLAAATFLPSTFMTHFEGKIELLIHISIALFAYSTLMIGALFALQLAWLDYQLKSKKSIIINPNLPPLMMVERHLFKIILIGTLLLTATLITGAIYVEGMFAPPNAHKAVLSFIAWVLYCILLWGHYQKGWRGRKVLWLSISGATVLTLAYFGSRFVREIILH; this is encoded by the coding sequence ATGGAAAACCTGCTTTCAATTATCGCTGTTATTTTTTACTTTTCAGCAACTTGTATGATCGTCCCAGGACTCGTACACAGTTCTGGCATCCGTATAAAACTGGTTTTCACGCTTGCGATTCTCGCCATTATTACTCATGGATGGTTAATCAGCGATCTAATTCTCAATCCAAACGGACAAAATTTAAGCATTTTAAATGTTGCATCATTAATCGGTTTCATTATTTGTTTGGTATTAAGCATTTCAATGTGGAAAACCCGATTGTGGTTCTTACTTCCAGTTGTATATAGCTTTGCAGCCATTAATTTAGCCGCCGCCACATTTTTACCCAGTACTTTCATGACCCATTTTGAAGGCAAAATAGAGTTGCTTATCCATATTAGTATTGCATTATTTGCGTATTCAACACTCATGATTGGCGCCTTATTCGCTCTACAATTAGCTTGGCTTGATTATCAATTAAAAAGTAAGAAATCCATCATCATTAATCCTAACTTACCCCCTTTAATGATGGTTGAACGTCATTTATTCAAAATCATTTTGATCGGCACGTTATTGCTCACTGCAACGTTAATTACCGGGGCTATTTATGTAGAAGGTATGTTCGCACCGCCAAATGCACATAAAGCAGTACTCTCTTTTATTGCTTGGGTTTTATACTGTATTTTATTATGGGGGCACTACCAAAAAGGTTGGCGAGGAAGAAAAGTATTATGGCTTTCTATTTCAGGTGCCACGGTATTAACACTCGCCTATTTTGGCAGTCGTTTCGTCCGAGAAATAATTTTACACTAA